The genomic interval TCCTCTTACTCGTAACTTACATCTGGAAACGCGCGGGATCGACAAACTTTATACTTGAAAGAATATGGAGCACCCTAGCTGGCGGAAAAGAATTCAACGACCAGAAGCTAAGCACCGAGTGGAATAAAGTCATAGACTTTGAGCGCTTCAAATTCAAAACCGGAATCAGATTTCCCAACAGCGCCAAAATCCACGAAACCTTGGACTGGCTTGACAGACATGGAATTACCCTAGAGCAACTGATAATTGCAAGAAATTATTTTGACATCCAAAATCTAGAAATACGCGACCCGAATAGCAAATTCAAAAAGCCCCTAATCAATTTAATAGCCGTCGTCATTGCGATCTGGATTGCTGCATCTTTAACTTTTGCCGCATCAGATTCTGCGCTACTAAAAATCAAAAAAACAGGAACAATATTATGGCTTTCTGAAAGCTCGGCACAGTCCTGGGACTTATTTTCATGGAATATAAATGGCGAAACATGCGAAAACAATGAAACAAAAATCAACCCACATGACAAGCAAGTAATATGCAATGTAATATCCAACAAGAATGACTTGAGCTACTTAAAAAAATTGTGCCAACTCAGAAAATCATTGGATGGTCGCTTTTCGGGATCGGCTTGCTTTTTATTTTCACCGTCAACCGGAGCTTGACTGCCTCTCGTGCAGCGGAAAGCTTATACAAGCAATTAAAAACCCACTCTATGCAGCAAATTGAATTAGATTTTTATGAAGAGCATCGACAAGCCATAGAGGTCGCACCAAAGAATTTAATCTCTCAACATAGAAACACGTGATGCTAAATACACTGATGGTATAGCACCGCACTTATACCTACTCCTCCAACAAAGCCCCCACGCAATCCAGCACCTGCTGCACGATCTCGTCCGGTGCCTTTTCCTTGAAGGTGGCCCGGCGTACCCGCCAATCCAGGGTGCGGACTTGGTGGCTGTGGATGTTTCCCTGGGTATCGGTTCCCGTCCCCATCAGGGTGATCAGGAAACCATGGCTGCGCGCCTGCTGCGCCGCGCCCTGGGAGATCGGGCACACCAGGGCCAGTCCGAACGCTTCGTTGAATTCGCGCTTCGACAGCACCAGGCAATAATGCTCGCCCAGCATCTCGCGCTTGGTGGAAGGATCGAAATTCGAATGCCAGATTTCGCCGCATCCCAGAACGGTGGGCAGGCGCTTCACCATTGCTCGTTCCCGGCCGCCGGCATGGCATCCCAGCCCTCGGCCCGTGCTTCTTTCGGCGTTTCGGCGATCAGTTCGGCCAGCATCGGTTTCTTGTGGGCCGGCTTGATGATCAGGACGTCCCCTTCGATCTTCCAGACCATCTGGCAGCCGGCCGACAGTCGGTTCTGCGCGGCGAAGGCTGCCGGCACGGCCAGAATCAGCGATCCGCCGGAGCGGCGCAGTGCAACGGTACCCATGGCGAGAGCCTCCTCAGGTTTTCCGAAAACATAACCAAGGTTTTACGGATGGAAAACCAGCAGGAGAAAGCCGAGCC from Azotobacter salinestris carries:
- a CDS encoding AbrB/MazE/SpoVT family DNA-binding domain-containing protein, with product MGTVALRRSGGSLILAVPAAFAAQNRLSAGCQMVWKIEGDVLIIKPAHKKPMLAELIAETPKEARAEGWDAMPAAGNEQW
- a CDS encoding type II toxin-antitoxin system PemK/MazF family toxin, giving the protein MVKRLPTVLGCGEIWHSNFDPSTKREMLGEHYCLVLSKREFNEAFGLALVCPISQGAAQQARSHGFLITLMGTGTDTQGNIHSHQVRTLDWRVRRATFKEKAPDEIVQQVLDCVGALLEE
- a CDS encoding DUF6216 family protein yields the protein MNSEKILSEASSVISLVVSAIPLLSATIILLLVTYIWKRAGSTNFILERIWSTLAGGKEFNDQKLSTEWNKVIDFERFKFKTGIRFPNSAKIHETLDWLDRHGITLEQLIIARNYFDIQNLEIRDPNSKFKKPLINLIAVVIAIWIAASLTFAASDSALLKIKKTGTILWLSESSAQSWDLFSWNINGETCENNETKINPHDKQVICNVISNKNDLSYLKKLCQLRKSLDGRFSGSACFLFSPSTGA